The Candidatus Accumulibacter similis genome has a segment encoding these proteins:
- a CDS encoding YitT family protein: MASPPPLPSPPRHSLLEDVQALAAAALVGSLGLGLLQQAGLITGGTVGLAFIAHYASGVSLGALYLAINLPFMVLAWFRVGRAFAVKTLCAIALLSLATDLLPRCLGFAAIDPLYAAVMGGLLAGIAMIILFRHQASLGGLNVVVHWLQECFGWRGGYVQLAIDLAIIGASLAMLPLERILISLLGAATLNLTLAINHRPGRYIAA; encoded by the coding sequence ATGGCATCGCCGCCACCGCTGCCTTCCCCGCCGCGCCACAGCCTGCTCGAAGACGTGCAGGCGCTGGCGGCGGCTGCCCTCGTCGGTTCACTTGGCCTCGGCCTGCTCCAGCAAGCCGGGCTGATCACCGGCGGCACGGTCGGACTCGCCTTCATTGCCCACTACGCCAGCGGCGTCAGCCTCGGTGCCCTGTACCTTGCCATCAACCTGCCGTTCATGGTGCTCGCCTGGTTTCGCGTCGGCCGCGCCTTTGCCGTCAAGACGCTGTGCGCGATCGCCCTGCTGTCGCTGGCCACCGATCTGCTGCCCCGCTGCCTCGGCTTCGCAGCCATCGACCCGCTCTACGCCGCGGTCATGGGCGGACTGCTGGCCGGCATCGCGATGATCATCCTCTTCCGTCACCAGGCCAGCCTCGGCGGGCTGAACGTCGTCGTGCACTGGCTGCAGGAGTGTTTTGGCTGGCGCGGCGGCTACGTCCAGCTGGCGATCGACCTGGCGATCATCGGTGCTTCGCTGGCGATGCTGCCGCTCGAGCGAATCCTCATTTCGCTGCTTGGCGCGGCGACGCTGAACCTGACGCTGGCGATCAACCATCGCCCGGGGCGGTACATCGCTGCGTGA